From Vitis vinifera cultivar Pinot Noir 40024 chromosome 5, ASM3070453v1, the proteins below share one genomic window:
- the LOC100252020 gene encoding uncharacterized protein LOC100252020: protein MAGKSGKPAFETFQLFSSAFDDNPQFRLGILDSSETHLPPPPPPPPCVEVLFTESVSSSVRYTVERVNLNGLTLLKGRVNTQDVFAFSNSDLVPGQYEGGLKLWEGSLDLVKALRSEVQNGRLSFTGKRVLEIGCGHGFPGILACLEGAAVVHFQDFNAEVLRCLTIPNVNANLSEKSSSLATNATEVRCFAGDWSEIHQLLPHACDNEKDQTCMTGQSTAGYDIILMAETVYSISALPTLYELIKKTMSRPHGVMYMAAKKHYFGVGGGSRRFLSVVEKDGIMVASLVAEVTDGSSNVREVWKFSFK from the exons ATGGCTGGAAAATCTGGG AAACCAGCTTTCGAAACGTTTCAATTATTCTCATCAGCTTTCGATGACAACCCCCAATTTCGTCTGGGGATTCTTGATTCCTCCGAGACGCATCTTCCACCGCCGCCTCCTCCACCTCCTTGTGTCGAAGTGCTTTTCACAGAG TCGGTTTCGTCCTCTGTGAGGTACACTGTGGAGCGTGTGAATTTGAATGGACTTACTTTGCTGAAG GGCAGGGTGAACACGCAAGATGTTTTTGCATTTTCCAATTCAGATTTAGTCCCCGGACAATACGAAG GTGGCCTAAAACTATGGGAAGGTTCATTGGATTTAGTTAAAGCACTCCGCTCAGAGGTTCAAAATGGGCGGTTATCTTTTACAGGGAAGCGAGTTTTAGAG ATTGGATGTGGTCATGGATTTCCAGGGATCTTGGCCTGCCTTGAG GGTGCAGCTGTTGTACATTTTCAGGACTTCAATGCTGAGGTCCTGCGATGTCTCACCATTCCCAATGTAAATGCAAATCTTTCAGAGAAATCTTCCTCTTTGGCTACAAATGCAACAGAAGTTCGTTGCTTTGCTGGTGACTGGAGTGAAATCCATCAACTTCTTCCTCATGCATGTGACAATGAAAAAGACCAAACCTGCATGACAGGGCAGTCTACTGCTGGATATGACATTATTTTAATGGCTGAGACAGTTTACTCGATCTCTGCTCTTCCAACTCTTTATGAACTCATAAAGAAG ACCATGAGCCGTCCTCATGGCGTGATGTATATGGCAGCAAAGAAGCATTACTTTGGTGTGGGAGGGGGATCGAGGCGTTTCCTATCTGTTGTAGAGAAAGATG GTATCATGGTAGCTAGCTTGGTTGCTGAGGTCACAGATGGTTCATCTAATGTCCGAGAGGTCTGGAAGTTCTCATTTAAGTGA